A window from Mycoplasma phocoeninasale encodes these proteins:
- the deoD gene encoding purine-nucleoside phosphorylase, whose protein sequence is MTPHINAKDGAFAKLVLMPGDPLRAKYIADKYLENVELVSDVRNVLMYTGYYNGNKVSVCASGMGVPSIGIYSYELFSQYGVEAIVRIGSAGSFKAEVKNYEMVLASEAYSDSTSFRKNIVGDDSNIAKPNANLNELIKKHAKKLNMNVHEGRILSEDAFYSDIPALERAKKSGDSICVEMEAYGLFTVAERLNKKAATLLTISDNLITHEYTTSEERQNSFNEMMKLALSLAEEFK, encoded by the coding sequence ATGACACCACATATAAATGCAAAAGATGGTGCTTTTGCAAAGTTAGTTTTAATGCCTGGAGATCCATTACGGGCAAAATATATCGCTGATAAATATTTAGAAAATGTTGAACTTGTTTCAGATGTAAGAAATGTTCTAATGTATACCGGATATTATAATGGAAATAAAGTATCTGTTTGTGCTTCAGGAATGGGAGTGCCTTCAATTGGTATTTACTCATATGAATTATTTAGCCAATATGGAGTTGAAGCAATTGTTAGAATTGGTTCAGCCGGTTCATTCAAAGCAGAAGTTAAAAATTATGAAATGGTTTTAGCTTCAGAGGCTTACAGTGATAGCACATCATTCAGAAAGAACATTGTTGGTGATGATAGCAATATTGCTAAACCAAATGCTAACTTAAACGAGTTAATTAAAAAACATGCTAAAAAATTAAATATGAATGTTCATGAAGGAAGAATATTATCTGAAGATGCATTCTACTCAGATATTCCTGCCCTAGAACGTGCAAAAAAATCAGGTGATTCAATTTGTGTTGAAATGGAAGCTTACGGTTTATTCACAGTCGCAGAAAGATTGAATAAAAAAGCTGCAACACTTCTTACAATTTCAGATAATCTAATTACACATGAATATACAACAAGTGAGGAAAGACAAAACTCATTTAATGAAATGATGAAATTGGCCTTATCATTGGCTGAGGAGTTCAAATAA
- a CDS encoding thymidine phosphorylase, which produces MRFIDIITKKSENKELTKEEINFFIDNYVKEYIPDYQVSALLMAIRLNGLSDTETAYLTDAMMHSGEVLDWSFLKKTIVDKHSTGGVGDKVSIALCPILASLGLTVAKMSGRGLGHTGGTLDKLESIEGYNILLSDKEFKDTVKEHNIAVIGQNTNLVPADKKIYALRDVTATVQSIPLIASSIMSKKLATGSNCILLDVKCGDGAFMKNIDEAKKLGKLMIEIGKKLGRKIAVEITNMDQPLGRTIGNKIEILEAVETLQGHGPKDFTEIIYSSGSTLLVLAGVVKDEVAARAMIDEAISSGKAYDKFKEWIKAQGGKVELLDNPKWFNPKHKYEIKSKAEGYLKINSAIAFGLVAMKLGAGRSKKEDSIDFEAGIYLNKSSNDYVKVNDILFTLYSSKEIDMNLEKEILDAIEFSSNKHEIQEVFAKLY; this is translated from the coding sequence ATGCGTTTTATCGACATTATCACTAAGAAATCAGAGAATAAGGAATTAACAAAGGAAGAAATTAATTTTTTCATTGATAATTATGTTAAAGAATATATTCCTGATTATCAAGTGTCTGCCTTGCTAATGGCCATTAGATTAAATGGTCTTTCAGATACCGAAACTGCTTATTTAACTGATGCCATGATGCATTCTGGCGAAGTTTTAGATTGATCATTTTTAAAGAAAACTATTGTTGATAAACACTCAACTGGTGGAGTTGGAGATAAGGTAAGTATTGCTTTATGTCCAATTCTAGCATCCCTTGGATTAACGGTAGCAAAAATGTCAGGAAGAGGACTAGGTCACACTGGTGGAACTCTCGACAAACTAGAATCTATTGAAGGATATAACATTTTACTATCGGATAAAGAATTTAAGGATACTGTAAAAGAACACAATATTGCTGTTATTGGCCAGAACACAAATTTGGTTCCAGCTGATAAGAAAATTTATGCTCTTCGTGATGTTACTGCTACAGTTCAATCGATTCCTCTAATAGCATCTTCAATCATGTCAAAAAAATTAGCAACTGGATCTAATTGTATTTTACTTGATGTTAAATGTGGCGATGGTGCATTTATGAAAAACATTGATGAAGCCAAAAAACTTGGCAAGTTAATGATTGAAATTGGTAAAAAGTTAGGAAGAAAAATTGCTGTTGAAATAACAAATATGGATCAACCTTTAGGTAGAACAATTGGTAATAAAATTGAAATTTTAGAAGCTGTTGAAACATTACAAGGTCATGGTCCTAAAGATTTTACCGAAATTATTTATTCATCAGGATCAACACTCTTAGTATTAGCCGGCGTAGTTAAAGATGAAGTGGCTGCACGTGCTATGATTGATGAAGCCATTAGTAGCGGTAAAGCATATGACAAATTCAAAGAATGAATTAAAGCACAAGGTGGAAAAGTTGAATTACTTGATAATCCTAAATGATTTAATCCAAAACACAAATATGAAATTAAATCAAAAGCCGAAGGTTATCTAAAAATTAATTCAGCTATTGCCTTTGGACTTGTAGCAATGAAATTAGGCGCTGGAAGATCTAAAAAAGAAGATAGCATCGATTTTGAAGCAGGAATTTATTTGAATAAATCTTCAAATGATTATGTAAAAGTTAATGACATTCTATTCACTTTATACTCTTCAAAAGAAATTGACATGAATTTAGAAAAAGAAATTTTAGATGCTATAGAATTTAGTAGTAACAAGCATGAAATTCAAGAGGTTTTTGCGAAATTATACTAA
- the deoC gene encoding deoxyribose-phosphate aldolase, producing MNLNKYIDHTNLAASATFKDIDKLIDEAKKWDFKSVCIPPSYIKYAKEQLKGTDVLVCTVIGFPLGYNATSVKVYETKIAVEHGADEIDMVINVGRFKDQQYEYVLNEIKAIKEACNGKLLKVIVETALLTNEEIAKITEIVMQSGAEYIKTSTGFSYRGASFEDVKIMKSVCGDKLLIKASGGIKSTEDAKEMIRLGASRLGTSKSIAIMENKTDNKGSY from the coding sequence ATGAATTTAAATAAATATATTGATCATACAAATTTAGCTGCTTCAGCTACATTTAAGGATATTGATAAATTAATTGATGAAGCTAAAAAATGAGACTTTAAATCAGTTTGCATCCCTCCATCGTATATAAAATACGCAAAGGAACAACTAAAAGGAACTGATGTTTTAGTATGTACAGTTATTGGCTTTCCACTAGGATATAACGCAACTAGTGTTAAAGTTTACGAAACCAAAATTGCTGTTGAACATGGCGCTGATGAAATTGATATGGTAATTAACGTTGGCCGTTTCAAAGATCAACAATATGAATACGTTTTAAACGAAATCAAAGCAATCAAAGAAGCATGTAATGGCAAATTACTAAAAGTTATTGTTGAAACTGCTCTATTAACAAATGAAGAAATTGCCAAAATTACTGAAATTGTTATGCAATCAGGAGCTGAGTATATCAAAACCTCAACTGGATTCTCATACCGTGGTGCTTCATTTGAAGATGTTAAAATTATGAAGTCAGTTTGTGGAGATAAACTTTTAATCAAAGCTTCAGGTGGAATTAAGTCAACTGAAGATGCAAAAGAAATGATTAGATTAGGTGCCAGCCGTCTTGGAACCTCAAAATCAATTGCAATTATGGAAAACAAGACCGATAATAAAGGCTCATATTAA
- a CDS encoding type II toxin-antitoxin system death-on-curing family toxin translates to MKEIKIIASKYDVYNLENFIAKYHSQKMYYKDNQWYFRDHLDKEFEEIEFSIKILDFENISEDQFFDYMKTNVFIAYETARKLTYSEGYEDDFAIFDKNFDVVRKIEMSMLKYQYMENWSIIDYFADLFLEVLKSHLFKNGNKRFALAFLKALMNSAGFYINWSRRDYNYYLDRIQNSMAEEIVCLAICLSNRSFEDSSFLLKEQKENNSRKNSAESCVNKLRKYQTSDLSNRHEKIRIEVVKWIKNLTTISY, encoded by the coding sequence ATGAAAGAAATTAAAATAATAGCAAGCAAGTATGATGTTTATAATCTAGAAAACTTCATAGCAAAGTATCACTCACAAAAAATGTACTATAAAGATAATCAGTGGTACTTTAGAGATCATTTAGATAAAGAATTTGAAGAGATAGAGTTTAGTATAAAGATATTAGATTTTGAAAATATAAGTGAAGATCAATTTTTTGATTATATGAAAACTAATGTTTTTATCGCATATGAAACAGCAAGAAAACTTACATATAGTGAAGGTTATGAAGATGATTTTGCTATTTTTGATAAAAATTTTGATGTAGTTAGAAAAATTGAAATGTCAATGCTTAAATACCAATACATGGAAAATTGAAGTATTATCGACTACTTTGCTGATTTATTTTTGGAAGTATTAAAATCTCATTTATTTAAAAATGGCAATAAGCGTTTTGCTTTGGCTTTTTTAAAAGCCTTAATGAACTCAGCTGGATTTTATATTAATTGATCTAGACGTGATTACAATTATTATTTAGATAGAATTCAAAACTCAATGGCAGAAGAAATTGTGTGCTTAGCAATTTGCCTTTCAAATAGATCATTTGAAGATTCATCATTTTTATTAAAAGAGCAGAAAGAAAATAATAGCAGAAAAAACAGCGCAGAATCTTGTGTAAATAAATTAAGAAAATATCAAACTAGCGACTTAAGCAACAGACATGAAAAAATAAGAATTGAAGTAGTGAAATGAATTAAAAACTTAACAACAATAAGTTATTAA
- the upp gene encoding uracil phosphoribosyltransferase, giving the protein MLKVINHPLISIKLTNMRDKNADHSIFRRNLNEIASLMVYEILRNYQTKPREIITPLNKKFTGMSYDKSIVFVPILRAGLGMVDGLLELVPEARVGHIGMFRDESTFQAQEYFYKMPNVAKDSYVFVIDPMLATGGSAVDAIKKLKSDGFSNIQLVCLVGVKEGVENVEKHFGNDFGIYLASLDSKLNLSKYIEPGLGDAGDRIFGTK; this is encoded by the coding sequence ATGTTAAAGGTAATTAACCATCCACTAATATCAATTAAACTAACAAATATGCGCGATAAAAATGCAGATCATTCAATATTTAGGAGAAATTTAAACGAAATTGCTTCACTAATGGTATATGAAATACTAAGAAATTATCAAACGAAACCTCGTGAAATTATTACACCATTAAATAAAAAATTTACTGGTATGTCATATGATAAATCAATTGTTTTTGTTCCAATTTTAAGAGCTGGATTAGGAATGGTCGATGGACTACTTGAACTTGTTCCAGAGGCGAGAGTTGGTCATATTGGAATGTTTCGAGATGAAAGCACTTTTCAGGCACAAGAATATTTTTATAAGATGCCAAACGTTGCGAAAGATAGTTATGTTTTTGTAATTGACCCAATGCTGGCAACTGGTGGCTCAGCAGTTGATGCAATTAAGAAGTTAAAAAGTGATGGATTTAGCAATATTCAACTCGTTTGTCTTGTTGGAGTAAAAGAAGGTGTTGAAAATGTTGAAAAGCATTTTGGAAATGACTTTGGAATTTATCTTGCCTCACTAGATAGCAAATTAAATTTAAGCAAATACATTGAACCCGGATTAGGTGATGCCGGCGATAGAATATTCGGCACTAAATAA
- a CDS encoding Cof-type HAD-IIB family hydrolase: MAYNKDSDKRRFLFALDLDGTLLADSGAGTVHPKTEEAIKRAVKEGHIVSIITGRPWRSTMPVYEKLGLNAIVGNYNGAHIHNPADPFFIPTITYLDLNEVLYILGDEKVKKEITNYAIEGPDWVQLMHRDPNLEKVFGFNQATKFRENINLEKIPLKPTGIVFDVQKSTDVIELLTYLKRKYGDLGEFSSWSKGEGLSPVFDITSIGVDKGKVISLMMRYYNINIDDTVVMGDSYNDLSMFEVGNVGVAPANAEPLIKKMSTVVMKQTNREGAVGYFIEAFLNDPEKYIKKAKEKKNQEKKNLSTVKADTFFNGEGKE, from the coding sequence ATGGCATATAATAAGGATTCTGATAAAAGGAGATTTTTATTTGCACTAGACCTTGACGGCACATTATTAGCTGATTCAGGAGCTGGAACAGTTCACCCCAAAACTGAAGAAGCAATAAAAAGAGCCGTTAAAGAAGGACACATTGTTTCAATCATTACTGGTCGTCCATGAAGAAGCACCATGCCAGTTTATGAGAAACTGGGCCTAAATGCAATAGTAGGTAATTACAACGGAGCACATATTCATAATCCTGCTGATCCATTTTTTATTCCAACTATTACATATTTAGACTTAAATGAAGTTCTATATATTTTAGGAGATGAAAAAGTAAAAAAAGAAATTACCAATTATGCAATTGAAGGACCAGACTGGGTACAACTAATGCATCGTGATCCAAACCTTGAAAAAGTCTTTGGTTTTAATCAAGCAACTAAATTTAGAGAAAATATTAACCTAGAAAAAATTCCGCTAAAACCAACAGGAATTGTCTTTGACGTTCAAAAAAGTACAGATGTAATTGAATTACTAACATATCTAAAAAGAAAATACGGTGATCTAGGAGAATTCTCTTCATGATCAAAAGGTGAAGGTTTAAGTCCAGTATTCGACATTACATCAATTGGAGTGGATAAAGGAAAAGTTATTTCACTAATGATGAGATACTACAACATCAACATTGATGATACTGTTGTTATGGGAGATTCTTATAATGATTTAAGTATGTTTGAAGTTGGAAATGTTGGCGTTGCCCCAGCTAATGCTGAGCCATTAATTAAAAAGATGTCAACTGTTGTGATGAAACAAACCAACCGTGAAGGTGCTGTCGGATACTTTATCGAAGCATTTCTAAATGATCCGGAAAAATACATTAAAAAGGCAAAAGAGAAGAAAAATCAAGAAAAGAAAAATTTAAGTACCGTTAAAGCAGACACTTTCTTTAATGGTGAAGGTAAGGAATAG
- a CDS encoding ribonuclease HIII, with amino-acid sequence MSEFDKLIGVDETGVGDYFTPVVSVACYIPEENIEKVREMGVKDSKKLTDNKIVEIAEKIKPYVLFKKNVLSQRGYNNLIKNDINNNEIKTLSHLNSINQLLKMLKKSVDVIIDQYTNSYETFENHIEKLQSITWMKVRKPKVNIILKTKAEDESLSVAAASILARAIMLEYLKEQNAEFGVDFKLGAGPEVDAQAAKLIQERGEAILYQVAKVSFKTTNKAKDSIEKTKLLD; translated from the coding sequence GTGAGTGAATTTGATAAATTAATTGGAGTTGATGAAACTGGCGTTGGGGATTATTTTACTCCCGTTGTTTCAGTAGCGTGCTATATCCCTGAAGAGAACATTGAAAAAGTTCGCGAAATGGGAGTAAAAGATAGTAAAAAACTAACAGATAACAAAATTGTTGAAATTGCAGAAAAAATAAAACCCTATGTTTTGTTCAAAAAAAATGTGCTTTCGCAAAGGGGATATAATAACTTAATTAAGAATGATATTAATAATAACGAAATTAAGACCCTAAGCCATCTAAATTCAATTAATCAACTTTTAAAAATGTTAAAGAAGTCAGTTGATGTCATTATTGATCAATATACTAATTCTTATGAAACCTTTGAAAATCATATTGAAAAACTTCAATCAATTACTTGAATGAAGGTTCGTAAGCCAAAAGTAAATATTATTCTAAAAACCAAAGCTGAAGATGAATCACTATCAGTAGCCGCGGCATCAATTTTGGCACGAGCAATCATGCTTGAATATTTAAAAGAACAAAACGCTGAATTTGGTGTTGATTTTAAATTAGGAGCTGGCCCTGAAGTAGATGCTCAAGCAGCGAAATTAATCCAGGAGCGTGGTGAAGCAATACTATATCAAGTTGCTAAAGTCTCATTTAAAACTACCAATAAAGCAAAAGACTCTATTGAAAAAACAAAACTTCTAGACTAG
- a CDS encoding nicotinate phosphoribosyltransferase — protein MKLKDLISIYFFKTEKIAKDFRKDNIVTLQFFQRSNDVKLCGINEVLALLAKNTNTKKYTIRYLPEGSIVNDREVVLELEGHYYEFGIWEGMIDGILARQSSIATNAYHIMKAAKNKFVISMADRADHYRNQIADAYALGIGGIHNYSTMASSNHDPNHTFGSMPHALIQMFDGDIIRACHAYKKAFPKSDLYALVDFNNDVISDSLACLKVFGKELCGVRVDTSKSMRDRMFAEDKNEFGVTVNQVKNLRKALDEHGGSHVKIIVSSGFDAKRIAEFEENKAPVDIYGVGASLLKIWVNFSADATKLDGKKIAKAGRGYSFNPKLQLWKGK, from the coding sequence ATGAAGCTAAAAGACCTAATTTCAATTTATTTTTTCAAGACCGAAAAAATTGCTAAAGACTTCCGCAAAGACAATATTGTTACCTTACAATTTTTCCAGCGATCAAATGATGTTAAACTATGTGGTATAAATGAAGTTCTAGCTTTGCTTGCTAAAAATACTAACACAAAAAAATACACAATTCGTTATCTCCCTGAGGGCAGCATCGTTAACGATAGAGAAGTAGTTTTAGAGCTTGAAGGGCACTATTATGAATTTGGAATCTGAGAAGGGATGATTGATGGAATTCTAGCACGACAGAGTTCAATTGCAACCAATGCATACCATATTATGAAAGCTGCTAAAAATAAATTTGTTATTAGTATGGCTGACCGAGCAGATCATTATCGTAACCAAATAGCCGATGCTTATGCCCTTGGTATTGGTGGGATTCACAACTATTCAACTATGGCGAGCTCTAACCATGATCCAAATCACACTTTTGGTAGTATGCCTCATGCTTTAATTCAAATGTTTGATGGTGATATTATTCGCGCATGCCATGCCTATAAAAAAGCCTTTCCAAAATCGGATTTATATGCACTAGTTGATTTTAATAATGATGTTATTAGTGACTCACTAGCTTGCTTAAAAGTTTTTGGCAAAGAACTTTGCGGAGTTAGGGTTGATACTTCTAAATCCATGCGTGATAGAATGTTTGCTGAAGACAAAAATGAATTTGGTGTAACTGTAAATCAAGTTAAAAATCTTCGAAAAGCTCTTGACGAGCATGGCGGTTCACATGTTAAAATTATTGTATCAAGCGGTTTTGATGCCAAGCGTATTGCTGAATTTGAAGAAAATAAGGCTCCAGTTGATATCTATGGTGTCGGAGCATCACTACTAAAGATTTGAGTGAATTTTAGCGCTGATGCCACTAAACTAGACGGCAAAAAAATTGCTAAGGCGGGACGAGGCTATAGCTTCAATCCGAAATTGCAACTTTGGAAAGGAAAATAA
- a CDS encoding endonuclease codes for MKKKSLFTILGLVTLPIMPLIAASCTETKKDGGGQQGGGNQQGGGQQGGGNQQGGSQQGGGQQEDVITYPENIKSLDELSKYGNNLLNVLVKDQAKVLEKISKGEKLFYSFSKNMLAFNSKRPRRDDWETLEYVISLKTKIRRGLQLGSSKSPVDDKNRINSELEYNFDQETKILTIKYKLIEYKGKNAPSVSEQAFESKIKLDKTEDEKINIKPSEKKDDKKAKANRTETSAPVLDPRHSLKYDSGNDFYKSLNGLKGDELRNKLFQIQEAHRNENHEYSDLFNTYKDAFVDKYYENDGTVLDIYGENIKESDPFVFKHGEFRDKGKKEGEGMNREHLVPQSWWGSENLMRIDAHHVWPTDKKVNELHGNLPYGTVTNAHYTSKNGTLVGVSEEDGKDVCEVIDEFKGDVARAYLYFALTYRDKDLAQNKNAQRFFEQKNGVYSIKANFLGTMLKWAYKDNISQFDLDRNNAIYKHQTNRNPFIDYPELIKVYFENDNNFVFKNKGVAVSLEEIN; via the coding sequence ATGAAGAAAAAATCTCTATTTACAATCTTAGGTTTAGTGACATTACCAATAATGCCATTGATAGCAGCGTCATGTACAGAAACTAAAAAAGATGGTGGAGGCCAACAAGGTGGAGGAAACCAACAAGGCGGAGGCCAACAAGGAGGAGGAAACCAACAAGGTGGCAGCCAACAAGGTGGAGGCCAACAAGAAGATGTTATAACTTACCCAGAAAATATTAAGTCACTTGATGAATTATCAAAATATGGAAATAATTTACTAAATGTTTTGGTAAAAGACCAAGCTAAAGTTTTAGAAAAAATATCTAAAGGCGAAAAATTATTTTATTCATTTTCAAAAAATATGTTAGCATTCAACAGCAAAAGACCAAGACGAGATGATTGAGAAACTTTAGAATATGTTATTAGTCTAAAAACAAAAATAAGACGAGGTCTACAATTGGGCTCATCTAAAAGTCCAGTGGACGACAAAAACCGAATTAATTCAGAATTAGAATACAACTTTGATCAGGAAACAAAAATTCTAACAATTAAATATAAATTGATTGAATACAAAGGAAAAAATGCTCCAAGTGTATCTGAACAAGCGTTTGAAAGTAAAATTAAACTAGACAAAACTGAAGATGAAAAAATTAATATAAAGCCTAGTGAAAAAAAAGATGACAAGAAAGCGAAAGCAAATAGAACTGAAACATCAGCACCAGTTCTAGATCCCAGGCACAGCTTAAAATACGATAGTGGAAATGATTTTTATAAAAGTTTGAATGGTTTAAAAGGTGATGAGTTAAGAAATAAACTATTTCAAATTCAAGAAGCTCATAGAAATGAAAACCATGAATATTCAGACCTATTTAATACATATAAAGATGCCTTTGTAGATAAATACTATGAAAATGATGGAACAGTCTTGGACATTTATGGAGAAAATATAAAAGAAAGTGACCCTTTTGTGTTTAAACATGGAGAATTTCGAGATAAAGGAAAAAAAGAAGGTGAAGGGATGAATCGCGAGCATCTAGTTCCCCAAAGCTGATGAGGTAGTGAAAATTTAATGAGGATAGATGCTCATCATGTATGACCAACAGACAAAAAAGTCAACGAACTACATGGAAATTTACCTTATGGTACAGTAACAAATGCTCACTATACTTCTAAAAATGGAACGCTAGTAGGAGTTTCTGAAGAAGATGGAAAAGATGTTTGCGAAGTAATTGATGAATTCAAAGGAGATGTTGCCAGAGCTTATTTATACTTTGCACTAACATACCGAGATAAAGACCTTGCTCAAAATAAAAATGCTCAAAGATTCTTTGAGCAGAAAAATGGTGTTTACAGCATCAAAGCAAATTTCTTAGGTACAATGCTTAAGTGAGCATATAAAGATAATATCTCACAGTTTGATTTAGATCGTAATAATGCTATTTACAAACACCAAACAAATCGCAATCCATTCATTGACTATCCAGAACTTATCAAAGTATATTTTGAAAATGATAACAACTTTGTTTTTAAAAATAAAGGTGTTGCAGTAAGCTTAGAAGAAATTAATTAA